DNA sequence from the Oncorhynchus keta strain PuntledgeMale-10-30-2019 chromosome 1, Oket_V2, whole genome shotgun sequence genome:
ATTGTTACATTGTGGCATTGTTACAATGTTTTTGACCCTCTTAACAGGCAGCCAGCCACCTGGCTTTGAGTGTAACCAGAATACTCTTATCTAAATCTTTTACACAATACCCTATCGATATCTCTCACACAATAACAACCCATAGGCATTGTTGCTCTGAAGACTTCTGCATTGCACTGTTACTCATAACATCCAACTGTAGAGCATTGCAGTCATTCACATTGCATTTGATCATAAACACACTGACTTCCACGTCAGAAAGCATAGGGTTAAACTCAGTTTCAAGTCTGTATTCTCATTGATACAGTTGCTTTGTCCCTCCTCTCAAATAACGAAACTGCAAGTCCGTTCCCACGCGATGCAACCGCCCCCGCCGGTTGTTCCAACATGGCTGGGCAAACAGCAGCGAGATTTCTCTACAGTTCGTTCCTACGCCCCACTCTCGCCGACACAGTTCCTTTCCGCGAAGGAAGAGAGCGGGGTCAGATGCGTCATGGTTGTATGCGCATTGTCCATCGGAACCTTCGCATGCTCATCTCCGTCACTGGATAGCGGCCCAGGGCAGGCAAACACAGGCATGTCGACGATGCCCCTTCTTGAACGCCTTTCTCATTCTGGAAGAATGACGACTTGTTCACTTGTTTTCATCGCTTTCACGTTTCTCAGCGAGGGTCATTAGTTCAGCGCTCCTGCAGGGACAGGTAAGGTACCCATTGGTTCTTGCAGCGACTCTCCTCGCAGTAGTTGCCGACATCCTGCAACGCTTGGCATTTCAGAGATTGGCACTGGGTGTTCTGTAGGCAAAAGGGGAGAGATATCGTCAGGAATGTCTTGAATTAGGAAATTGTGATGATTTGATCACGTCGATGTATTCAAAATGAACAACTACGCATAAGGCCTATTGCCCGTTCAATGTAATCCATATAAGAATATAGGAGGATGTACTTACAGTGACAAGGATGCAGTGCAGATCATTGGGCTCGTTGCCGTTGCTGTCAGCGGTGCTTGGCTCGCCAAGAACCTGAGCGAGGCGCCTCATGCCGGAGACACGCAGTATGTTGATGTCGTTGTCGCAACAGAAGGCTTGGATGAGCGTGAAGTGAATCTGCAGTGGAATGACATCCTCGTCAGTCGccagaacacacaacacaacactgtcaGGATCACTGCAGAAAGAAAGGGAATAGTACATGAATTATCTGTTCTGTATATCAAATATAGATACATACATATGCAGACAGAAATCTTGCAATGGGCGTCATGCTTGCAGCTATGCACCATTGACTCATATTATGGAATGGCCAATCATAGGATAGAATGGTCAATAATGTACTTACACATTCATCAGCTTTGCAGACTCGTAGACTCCCACAGTCAGGCAGTCTTGTTGCTGCGCTGCCACCAGCAGCTCTTCTAGTGCTTGATTCACGGTCTCCATCCTTCAAGAAAAATAAATTATGTTAGTTATGCACCACAATTGAGAATAGGCTACTAACACCTGGTGAATTCAGTACTGAGGCTATATGTGCTTCACGGTTCACTGCCAAACCATCTATTCTCAATGCACACTATGTTGCAGCAAGGTGTCGGCTATTATGAGCGACAAATGTACAAGGAACTTACTTTTTCTCAGTGATATTGCATCCAACGAGTTCCTCCAGAGTCATATTGAAATCCGTAATTGTATAATCCACAAGGATATCCAGGATAATCTCCAATGAGTATATTCCCGAATCGAGGTTTGCAGAACGTCCGTGTCAATGAAGTAATCCAATATGGTATAGGTTAACTTGCAGTGTTTCAGCGTAAACTCGCTCGTTGTTGAATTGCAAAGTCCTTGTAATAGTTCTCCTGTCTGTGGCTCAGTGGTTTCTGACACAATCGTGCGAAACTCAATGGTTATATCCACTCTCGTCATGGGCGTGGTGTTACTCACTCGCTCCTTTCCTGATTTGTTCATTGGTATACATGGAATCCCTACTCTTTTCAACCATTGGCTGTTTACGCCAACACATTTCGGGGACCCACGTGGGCTGTCTCAGAGAATCCCCCACCTTCCTCGCTTAGTATCAATTTGTTTACTTCCACGGTGTGTCATGGAATTAATTTCCTTAGCTTCTCCATTGCTGCGTATTTCTTCATATTGGGGTCGTCACTGTGATCATGTCTATGAAAGTATGTTTAATTTAACATAAGCTATATTGTTCCATTACATTTTTCCATACAAAACTTAATGCAATTGTTTTTATGCCAAAAATAACATTGTGACAAAGTCCGTTGGTTGATTGCACTGCAGTCGGAGGAGTTTGCAGAGAGGGATACATTGTTACCATCCATGTTTGTTACCATAGCACCTGGCCTCCCTCTTGTTAAACCACGTGCAGCAAGCAGCccatagtactgtactgtgtaacCAAGATGCGTCCAGACAGTTAAACCAATGTAAATGACATTTTCTTGGGGTATCTGCTCCCCTACCTTTTTTTGTTGTCTGAAAGTCGTCTATCTTCTAGAATGTGACCAAATTTCTGCGGTGAACTCAGCTACCTGGAACTTTCATCACCTATACCTAGCTTCTAGTTCCACCGTGGCAAATtgcatctcaaatcaaatcaaattttatttgtcacatacacatggttagcagatgttaatgcgagtgtagcgaaatgcttgtgcttctagttccgacaatgcagtgataaccaacaagtaatctaactaacaattccaaaactactgtcttatacacagtgtaaggggataaagaatatgtacatatgaatgagtgatggtacagggcagcatacagtagatggtatcgagtacagtatatacatatgagatgagtatgtagacaaagtaaacaaagtggcatagttaaagtggctagtgatacatgtattacataaggatgcagtcgatgatatagagtacagtatatatacgtatgcatatgagatgaataaatGCCAGtgagggtaagtaacattatataaggtagcattgtctGCAGTCACAGGATCTATTAGTGGATTGCGTTATCCTATCTGTTATGGAATCTCactttacagacagacaggtaaactAGGCTACTCTactccattcattcattctcAATTCTAACTTCTTCCAATCCATATGTTGCATGATACTGAAGGATACTTACTGTATGGGCCTATGCATGCTTATTACATTGTTATTATATGTGCCTTGGCCTATAGCATACAATACTTATAGGTTTATATGTTAGCCAATACTCTCGGGAACAGTTTTCAATTATATGTTTGTAAGGCCTGTTCTATACAGTATGGTGATTGTAAGAAAGAACAGTGGGGTTTCACATTAGATTGCTCACCACGAGTCGCCCCCCAGTGGACTCTGTGCTGCATCGCAAGGAAACTGCAAATTGAAACATGTTGTAACAAGTTGCAACTCTTACTGTCCCCCCTTATGCTGAATTGTGTCATGAGACCAAGACCAAGCTCTCACATTGTACTGAAAAAGCCACATTTCTGAAGATAATGCAGATACTCTGCAGATTAAATCCATATAGATAAAGTAGACTGCTTACTAATTTGTATAAATATACAACTTTTAAATAAACCTCATGTTATTGTTCAACTCTAGGGGCTACATATTTTAATAGTCATATTGGCTCAAAACTTTCATTGTTTGCTTAAACATGTACCTAATGAGAGTGCTAGAACCGTGATCAGAAGGCCGTATGTGCAGTGAGGCAATAATAAAACGTTGTTCTTCTTAGCGTGGAGCGCCGTTTAGTGGCCAATTGAATATATACACTCTCGAAGACTAATATTGATTCAGACTAGTCACACTTTACACAGTATCAGATGTGGCCCATTTTGGAGACATTCTTTGATTTGTTCCCTGATCTGCTCCCAATTCTGAAATCACGCGTTTCACGCTAAATGAATGTAAACCAAATAGACAATGGGGACAATTAGCAACCACTACTTGATACTGCAGTAGTGTAGTTCAGGTTTGATAGGCTTATATCATAAATTGTCAAGCGACTGGAAAGGCTTATCTTGAGCTGtgaatttaacaccatagtgccctccaagctcgtcatcaagctcgagaccctgggtctcgaccccgccctgtgcaactgggtgctggacttcctgacgggccgcccccaggtggtgagggtaggcaacaacatctccaccctttgatcctcaacactggggccccacaagggtgcgttctgagccctctcctgttctccctgttcacccaccactgcgtggccacgcacgcctccaactcaatcatcaagtttgcggacgacacaacagtggtaggcttgattaccaacaacgacgagacggcctacagggaggaggtgagggcccttggagtgtggtgtcaggaaaataacctcacactcaacgtcaacaaaactaaggagatgattgtggacttcaggaaacagcagagggaacacccccctatccacatcgatggaacagtagtggagagggtagtaaattttaagttcctcggcgtacacatcacagacaaactgaattggtccacccacacagacagcatcgtgaagaaggtgcagcagcacctcttcaacctcaggaggctgaagaaatttggcttatcaccaaaagcactcacaaacttctacagatgcacaatcgagagcatcctgtcgggctgtatcaccgcctggtacggcaacttctccgcccacaaccgtaaggccctccagagggtagtgaggtctgcacaacgcatcaccgggggcaaactacctgccctccatgacacctacaccacccgatgtcacaggaaggccataaagatcatcaaggacagcaaccacccgagccactgcctgttcaccccactatcacccagaaggcgaagtcagtatcggtgcatcaaagctgggaccgagaggctgaaaaacagcttctatctcaaggccatcagactgttaaacagccaccactaacattgagtggctgctgccaacacactgactcaactccagccactttaataatgggaattgatgggaaatgatgtaaaatatatcactagccactttaaacaatgctacctaatataatgttccctacattattcatctcatatgtatacgtatataccgtactctatatcatctactgcatccttatgtaatacatgtatcactagccactttaactatgccactttgtttacatactcatctcatatgtatatactgcactaaataccatctactgtatcttgcctgtgccgctctgtaccatcactcattcatatatctttatgtacatattctttatccccttacacttgtgtctataaggtagtagttttcgaattgttagctagattacttgttggttattactgcattgtcggaactagaagcacaagcatttcgctacactcgcactaacatctgctaaccatgtgtatgtgacaaataaaattggatttgatttgaatagcgTAGTTGTGATGAAATCAAATTATAGCACACTAGTCCACAAATACAATATAGGCTAtcgatgttcttcttctcttggTGCACTGTCAACTTTGTAGCAGTTGATCAATTCCTTGATAAATCGGCGGATTATGTTATTAACAAATAGATGTGACTGCTTAGCCTATATTTGATCGTTAGTATTTCTGGGCCCCGAATTTATGGACTGATATCGGTGTGAAACTCTAGTCACAGATGAAAGGGAACGTTCTAATCTTCTGCTTCTTCTGGAATTGcgtgctttaaaaaaataaaaaaatagtaaGGTAGACCTGCAGGTAGACCTGCAGCTTGTAATACAGAGGTCTCGCGTTCTTCATCTGGGGTGCATGGAAAGACACCCTGGGGAACTCACTGTGGTTATCCTAACACGGTAATTAATATGGAGGGCCAACTAGAACTCTGACTTTCCGACAAGATCATTGACGTTATGATTTGACCCCGtatttttccgagttcccagttgtcgtgAACGCACCATTAAAGTAGCCTAATTGTGTTTTCAAGATGACTGTGAACTCGGAAAAAAACGTGGTCAAATCATGACCTTCAAGTCGGTGCTCTAGACAGATGCCAGAGTGTCCTacttggaattccaagttggatgacgGTTCAAAACTCATTTTCCCACCTTTGTAGTTATCTTGAACACACTGAAGTCGGATATTTCCGAGTTTCCCAGGTGTTTTGAACGATGCACAATCAAAGCGTTTGCTACTAAACTTGACAATGGCCTAATGTCACGAAAAATATAACAAGTTAATACGTGTGTTTAATTCAACTAGCTAGTTATGGATGAATATTATGAAAGTATTGTTTTCCGAAGTGAAAGAGTCGAGGTAAGGGTTTTATCGCATAACGTTAAGTtactagctaactaacgttacaaTATCAACCAAGCTGATGATGAGCCAGTTAACCACTGAGAAAGTTAATAGCTAACGTCCATTGCTAGCTACTTATTATTACGAAGTTAAAATGTAAAGTATGTTGTTACTGTTTTGATGTAGGATAACGTGTCTTTAGCTGTGGCTACTGACGACTCCGCACTGGTAAATGCCTATGAAGAAGCCCTCCGAACATTTCGGGTAAAGTTTGACAAGTATACAAGTGGATGGATGAACTAATTTGGTTTAGTGCAGAGCCATATATGTTTTCTCCCCTAAATACTTGGCTCTGATGTAGcgttacttagctagctagcttccttCAGCTCAAGGAGACAAGACAAAGGGGAAGGAAGCGCCTGATAAACTGCATTTGAGTTCACTGTCCATACCataaatgacattggaggcaaaATGAATGTCAATTTCtcttatggtagaaaaattaacagagcaacagctctggtggaccttcctgtagtcagcatgccaatggcACGCTCtgtcaaaacttgagacatctgggtcattgtgttgtgtgacaacggCACATTTTAGTAGCTATTTATTggctccagcacaaggtgcacctgtaaaatgatcatgccgtttaatcagcttcttgatatgccaccgGTCAGTCAGATGGATGGATGCAACATTATTTtgtgaaataagctttttgtgcgtatggaacatttctgggttcTTTTATtcggctcatgaaacatgggaccaacactttacatgttgggaTTATATACATTTATTTCAGTGTAAAATCCAAAATCCATAATACATCAATATTAAAGTGTAtagtagtgtgtgtctgtctcttcacAATCCGCACTGTTCCATAAAGGTGTAGTTTTATCttaacatttttgttgttgttgatttgaCTGCTTAACTGAGTTagttgatgtggaatagagttccatgtagtcatggctctatgtagtactgtgcgtttATTTTATAAACATTTTTAGGGGGTAGAGCAGCTTTAatattgtagcttccatcaatgtaattgacTGCATGATTTCCAGTCCcccatatgtatgtatgtatgtatgtatgtatgtatatataggatgtgttattttagtgttccctttatttttttgagcagtattttatatatatatatatgtgtatatatactgctcaaaaaaataaagggaacactaaaataacacatcctagatctgaatgaatgaaatattcttattaaatacttgttTCTTTACAtaattgaatgtgctgacaacaaaatcacacaaattatcaatggaaatcaaatttgtcacactcaaaattaaagtggaaaaccacactacaggctgatccaactttgatgtaatgtccttaaaacaagtcaaaatgaggctcggTAGTGTGTGTGaactccacgtgcctgtatgacctccctacaatgcctgggcatgctcctgatgagctGGCGGAtgatctcctgagggatctcctcccagacctggactaaagcatctgccaactcctggacagtcttgtggtgcaacgtggcgttggtggatggagcgagatatgatgtcccagatgtgctcaattggattcaggtctggggaactggtgggccagtccatagcatcaatgccttcctcttgcaggaactgctgacacactccagccacatgaggtctagcattgtcttgcattaggaggtacccagggccaaccgcaccagcatatggactcacaaggggtctgaggatctcatctcggtacctaatggcagtcaggctacctctggcgagcacatggagggctgtgcggcccccccaatgaaatgccaccccacaccatgactgacccaccgccaaaccggtcatgctggaggatgttgcaggcagcagaacgttctccacggcgtctccagactctgtcacgtctgtcacatgtgttcagtgtgaacctgctttcatctgtgaagagcacagggcgccagtggcaaatttgccaatcttggtgttctctggcaaatgccaaacgtcctgcacagtgttgggctgtaagcacaacccccacctgtggacgttgggccctcataccaccctcatggagtctgtttctgaccgtttgaacagacacatgcacatttgtggcctgctggaggtcattttgctgggctctggcagtgctcctccttgcacaaaggtggaggtagcggtcctgctgctgggttgttgccctcctacggcctcctccacgtctcctgatgtactggcctgtctcctggtagtgcctccatgctctggacactacgctgacagacacagcaaaccttcttgccacagctcgcattgatgtgccatcctggatgagctgcactacccgagccacttgtgtgggttgtagactccgtctcatgttaccactagagtgaaagcactgccagcattcaaacgtgaccaaaacatcagccaggaagcataggaactgagaagtggtctgtggtcaccacctgcagaaccactcctttattggaggtgtcttgcttaattgcctatcatttccaaacgttgtctattccatttgcacaatagcatttgaaatttattgtcaatcagtgttgcttcctaagtggacagtttgatttcacagaagtgtgattgacttggagttagattgtgttgtttaagtgttccctttatttttttgagcagtgtatatacattttacaaacacaatatattttacattagttatcttttgtgttttgttttagtcccacccttcagctccactcaacccctctcatctatctcttAACAACATCCAGTAGTACTTTGCAtttcccatagtctgttctggacttggggactgttaagagacctctggtggcatgtcttgtggggtatgcatgggtgtctgagcatTTATACTGACAGCTCAGTGCTTTCAGCATGTTAATACTTCTCCCAAAGACAAGTaatgatgcagtcaatctctcctctactgtgagccaggagagattgacatgcatgttattGATGTTAGTTCCCCGTGTACATTTAAGGGGTGCTTAAATGCTGctctgctgctctgttctgggccaactaATTTGCCCATGTCCCTCTTTGTGGCGGCCAGAATTCGACCATAATTTGACTGAGCAGTAGTCCAGGTACGACAAAACTGGTGCCCGTAAGACTTGATTTGTTGACGGCGACGTCTTGAAACGAAAAACAGTACATTCATGAATCTCCTTTGTTTCATTCATACTTCAGAGCTTAAACAATGAAAACGAGAGTAGTGAGAAGCTTTGACAATCTACAGAAATGGTTTGAATCAGAATTGTCCAAATCTTGTGTGCCAGGTCTGGAACCAAGTGACCCAAGGGCAGACTCCAAGGTAATAAGTCTATAGATAGACTGACATTTTTGGGGTGTGCAGGCTTGAAGCTTTTTCTCATCATTGTTTCATCTTGGTATCTGAGTCTCTAAATGTTTTGTGGTCAGAGGATGGCCCCTTCTAACTCATGACATTCACC
Encoded proteins:
- the LOC118387893 gene encoding growth arrest and DNA damage-inducible protein GADD45 beta-like is translated as MTLEELVGCNITEKKMETVNQALEELLVAAQQQDCLTVGVYESAKLMNVDPDSVVLCVLATDEDVIPLQIHFTLIQAFCCDNDINILRVSGMRRLAQVLGEPSTADSNGNEPNDLHCILVTNTQCQSLKCQALQDVGNYCEESRCKNQWVPYLSLQER